The region AGTTGACCGGGTTAAAGCCTTCGCCGGTTTCATTCGCGAACAGCGCAAAGCTATCGATGGCTTCTTCTTGCGTGGGCTTATCCATATCGAAGACCGCCATAGCGATAATCGGATGGTGTTGGTCGTCGTACCGCGCCATCTTTACAATCACGTTGCGGCCTCTGCGTTTCGAGTGTAGCTCACCCATAAAGCAATTCTCAGTTGGCTGGTCGGCAAGGTCAGTCTGTTCGGTCACAATGTGAAATATGGCAAGTTCCTCGTCGGACACCGTGTTGAGCAGTTCGTAGCCCCTCGACTTATCGATGGGCGAATGCTCAAAGAAATGTCTCAGGATTTCGCCTATATCAATTGCTTTCGGCTGTGTGTCTTGCGGATTTGCGTATGGCATTTCGTTCTCCTATCGGGTTGGTTTGGTCTTGGTGCGGGTTGGTGTCCACATGATTCGAAACGATGAAAGCCTGCGCTCCCCCGAAGAGGAGCAACAGGACGGCACCATCCCAAACCAATAGGACGATTTCGGGTTATGCAGCGTTTCGCCGCACGAATCTGGCGTACTGTGGAAGTACGGCATCGATGCCTTCACGCTGAATGCGTACATTGATTACTTCGCCGGCAGTCTTCGCATCGGCGGCCAAGCCGCGGAGCCGCAGGTTGCGTTGCTCCAATAGAACAGCCGTGGTGTAGTTCGATTCGTACACGTCACGCTCTTGCTAGTTCACCTTGATCGCGGGATCAGGGATGTTCGCTATGGTGCTTGCCAGTGCCTCTTCCGGCAGTCCGTTCGCACCTAAGCCGATCTGAAAATCCATCGACCTGTGCATCGAGTCGATTGGCTGTTGCAGATTGTCCGGTACGGAGTGTCCAGCGGGCGTAAGGCGGGTGACTTTAGCTTTCCAATACCTTCAGCCCATCAGCCATACGTGAGACGTCGACTCATGCCGGCAGAAACCTTGGTTGGATTCTTGGAAATCACCGACCCGTAGAGCGGCATCGACCTCTTGCGGCGTCAGGTCTGCGAGAGCCTTGGCCGGACCGGCGGTGGGCTTGATCTCGCCATTATGGGGAATCACAAGGGACTTGTTGCTGTCAGTCAGTAGGTATTCCTACCGCTTGAGTTCGGTAGTTAGCTTCGTGGGGACGTAGTAGAGGGTATTTGGGCTTTGTAAACGTTGGCGAAAACGCCTGCAGCCTCTGTGGCTATTTAGATACAGCCGAATCGTAGGGTGGACACTCCTAGATCGCCAATTTGACTCTCTCAGGAGCCTTCGGTACCGGGTAAGATTCCTCGGATTCTGGTGAATTTACCCGTGAATTTCGGTTGTTAGCTTCGTGGGGGGGCCGTAACGGGTATTTGACGTTTGTAAACACGGGCGAAAACGTCTGTAGCGCTCATGACTATTGAGCTACAGACGAATCGTTGGGTGGACATATCGAGAGGTCACAAATTTGACCTTTTGAGGAGCCGTAGGCGGCCGTTTCAGACTACTTTCAGACCCTCAAAAAGCCTCGTGACTACCGCCTCAGCGTCCTGAACCAGTTTCTCGGCGTCCTGAACCTGTTCCTCGGCAACCGGGAGTTGACGCACATTCCTCAAGCGCAACATTTCGCCTGTCCCTTTGGGGTCGGCTCGTGCAGTCGCCAGTCGTCCACGCGCGTTGGCAAGATGTCCACGGGCCGTGCTGTCTAACTGCAGCGCTTCCTCGTGGGCGTCGTCTTCTAACTCCGTACGATCTGGAAATCTACGCTTAGCCGCTGCGAGGTCGTTTTTGGTTTTCGCGAGCCATTGTTCCACCTTGTGGCATCCACTCTCCTCATTTCGTACCCACTCCCGGAGGTAGTCCATATGTCCATCAAGGCATCTCTGCGGATCATCGAGAGCCGCCTTAACAGTCTCAAGCTGGCGAAGGCTATCTGCGAGTGATCGCTGAGCCGCTTCGAGTCTTGGAGGAGCGGTGACGCGGTCGGTACGCTCCTGCGTCTCCCGATACTTCGCTGCCCACTCTTCAGTCAGTAATGGCAACCGCTCTGTGCGCTCCCCTTCCATATCCGTGTGATAGAGGATGGGCGAATAGCCATATTCTTTTGCGGCATCTTGTTCAAGTAAAACGTCGAACAACGCATTCGGATTGTCAAAGTCGTTCCGGGGCAGTTCTGGGTGCTTCTCGCAGAGGGTATCGAACTCGGCTCGCAGTGTTTTGATCTCTTCTTTAGCGTCGGCATCCAGTTGGATACTGAACGTATTGTCAGGTAGCCGCACCGTACATTGTTTCTTTACTGCCTCTATCTTGGCCCATATTCGTTGTTGAGACAGCTCATGAAACACCTTCTCCATCAAGATGGCGTGATCCTCGAATCTCTTCACGTACTCCCTACGACGTCGCTGTATACGTTTCTTGCGGGCCTGTATCTCTAATTCGGTTAAGCCCCGGGATTCTATTTCCTTTGTCCGCGTGTATTCATTACGCTCTACTCCGCGTTTCTCCTCGGCGGTTCTGAGATCAATGTGATCGGTGTCTCTAAGTTTCATCTCGAATTGTTTGATTCGCTCCTCGAGTGCCAGAATCGTGTTCGACGTTACGGCGCAACCGCCCGCGAGTTTTTCTTCCCGCGCAGCTATAAGTTCTTCCCGACGCTTTGCCCACCGTTTGCGGTCGGCACGCAGGCGGTACACGGCGGTCGCATCGGCGGCTTTCTTGTCCGTCGTCATATTGATTCCATTGTTTTCGTTAAGTAGCGTGGCCAGCAGTCCGGGACCTTTATTATCGTAGCCACTTAACCTATTGATATACAGACTATTCGAAGTTGGAATGTAATCAATACTGGAAGTTCTGCCTTCATGATGGATATGGCGGACATTGCGAACGGCGGTCACGCTGCCGCAAATAGTAAAAGCAAAACGTCTGCTTTCGACCCAAAGCGAACATTCAGCCCAGTAGCTGCAAATGGCCAAAAGCGGCCATTGCGTCGCTGATCAATTAAGGCAATCTTGTCTCAATACCGCTTAGACTAACTTAACAACTGGACCAATTAATGCGGGCAGGTCAGCAATGCGAATACCTTGCGACCTTATTGCGGACCAACAGCGATGCGGTAGGTAATGGAATGACCCAACAGCTGATCCATCGGCCCCTCATCGACGGCATCCAGGGTGAGATAGCTGTTCTCGGTATCACGCTCCAACAGCCCTTGACGGCTGCTCCGCCCACCTTAGCGAACTTGACGGACCGGAATCAACATTTTTGTCTCCCTCGGTACCAGTGCCAGTTTCAGCGGGAGAGGACGCACCACTATCTCAGATTATCTACTCGGTTCTCCTAGCCACATCCACCCGCTTGAGGAGCCATTCCGTCATCGTCTCGAAATAGCCGGGAACATACGTTTTTACGTGAGGCCAATCCTCCAAACCACCGGTTCCAGCGAGCCAGATGCTGTGACCAGCCTTGGCGAACACTTTGAGGGTGTAGTCCGTGTTCCCTCCTTCTCTCAAGGCTTTCCCGACGATCGATTTGTTCGGCTCAGGCGGAACCCACATGTCCAGTTCTCCCCAGATCGCCAGGACCGGGCAGGTGACTGCACCGAGCACAGATACAGGATTGTGACCTGCCCTCAGGCGCTGGAACCGCCAGACCCAATGGTCCTCTGACGTTGCTTCCCCCCAATAACCCGCGTCTGTGTAGGAGAACCATTTCTTGTCCTTCACCGTCTGAATGGCAGCTTCGAGCTTTTCCCACTCTTCCCCGGTCCTTATAAAGTCGGCTTCGAGTTTCACGAACGCGAGAGCTTCCTCAATCTCCTCCCCCGAAAAGCCGTCTACCCGAAGGGCTGCTTCTGTCCCCATCGGTAACTGCTCCGCATAGGGCAGGCCTGGAGCGGATACCATGATGAGGAACGCGACGTCCTTGGAGCGCGCGGCAGCCAGTGAGGCAACAGCTCCCCCTCCGTCGGTAAACCCCCAGATGCCGACCTGCCTCGGGTTGATGTCCTTATGACGGCGAAGGAACTCAACACCGGCGAGGGCATCTTCGGCCAGATCTCCGAAGCTGGATTCACGCCACGCTCCTCCGGTGGAGGCGCCAGTCCCTCGCCCGTCGTAGACGAGTGCCGCGATCCCGTGCCGGGCGAAGACGTACTCTGGGAAGACTGGCAGATTACGGTTCGTTGGGCCGCCGCCCTGTACCATGATGACGGCGGGATGTGGGCCTTTCGTGTTGGGTACGAGGAGCCTGCCGGCCAAGGTGATATCGCCGTTTCGGAAGGTCACGTTCTCTTCCCTGTACAGCGTGCTTCGTGGGGCAGTTCGCTCCGCACCACCCCGCTCGCGCCAGACGAGGCCGCTGACTTTGCCCTCTTGGTTGCGGACGAAGGTGACTTCCACCTCGACGGGAAAGGGAACGAGATACGTCGGCCCAGAGAAGAAGGTGGTCTTGGAGGAGGGGTAGAGACGTCCGACGCGCCCTGATTCCTCGACGTAGGAGAGCCATGACCTGGAAATGGGATAGGGGGGATCCGGCTTCAGGAAATCATGCCGCCGAATGAATACGGCTCTGCCAGGCTCCAATTCATACGCCCCCATGTAGTCGTCGTAGAGCGTGTCATCAACTTGGACCCACCGCACGAGTCCGAAGGTGCCTGACTCTCCGGCGTGCTCGACGACTCCCGTAATTGTGTCGCCTTGGAGCCGTCCATCGAAGGCAATCGTGTCGGCATCCCTCGTCAGTTCAAAGTTGACGCGAGAGGATTCCAGACGGACATCTCCAACCGCCCCTGGTGCCCCTGGTAACATGTAGACGACGGTCAGTTTTATGCCCCCGTCTTCCGATTTCAACTCAACTCTGAGGTACACCGACTCCTTCTCAAGCTCGAACGCCCCCACCCACAGGCCTTCGATGACGGAAGCCAGTTGAGTGCCATTGACGGTCACCGTTCCTGAGGATTCTCCCGATTGAGTTTCTCTGGTAGCTGACTTATTTTCTGGTTTGCTGCATCCGGTAACCAGCAGTATGAGAAGTACGCTATACAAAAAGATTCGAAGAAAACGGTTCATTTTTTCTCTCCTTTGCTTGAAAAGAAGGCTGCGCTTTTTGGCTTGACATCCAATCAAAGTATAGGACGTATAAAAGCCCTATTCCATGAAGCCCACGTTTATTGAACGGCCATTTGTCTCGCTTTTGGCCCTTATCGCTGCGAAAACTGGTTTGCTCGAACGTCCGCTTATGGCCGAAAGCGGACCTTCAGAATCACCTATTTCTGGTCATTTTAACGTCCGCTTTCGGGAAAAGCAGACATTCAACATGAAGCAAAATTGATTGGTGCCGCGTCGAAGTGGGCACCAAAGTGGGCACTACCCATGCCGCAGTCACTATGCTGTATTGGACATCGCTTCAGCTTAACCGCGACGGGCTCGTAGATTAGAGGTTAAGGTAGGACGACTCAGGAGAGAATTTCTATGCAGATTGGCGTCATCAGGGAAATTAAGGACAAAGAAAACCGCGTAGCGCTCACGCCGAAAGGCGCGAAAGCCCTGACCGAGGCAGGTCACCAGGTACATGTACAGACAGACGCGGGTGTGGGTTCTGGCTTCAGCGACGCGGACTACCTGGCCGCCGGAGCGGAGACTGTTCCCTTGGACGATGCCTGGGCTTCGGAGCTGGTGCTGAAAGTCAAAGAACCGCTCCCCATCGAATACCCCTATCTCAACGGCCAGATTTTTTTCACCTACTTTCACCTGGCCGGCGCCGACAAGAGTCTGACTGAGACCTTGCTGCAAAATCGCGTCACCGCGGTGGCTTACGAAACGGTAGAGGACGCGCGCGGCGCTCTGCCGCTGCTAAAACCGATGAGTGCCGTGGCCGGCCATATGGCGACGACTATCGGCAGTTATTACCTGGCCAAGTTCAACCGGGGTAAGGGCATCCTGCTCAGCACAATTCTCGATCAGCAGTATGGCAAGGTGCTTATCATCGGTGATGGCGTCGTTGGACGGTATGCCGCCAAAGCCGCCGCCGCGCTTGGTGCGCAGGTCTTTATTTGCGGAAGGCACAGCGAAAGACTCCCGACATTGCAGCAGGAAATCTCACCAACCCTGAATTTCGTCCTGTCATCGCCGGACAATATTCGGCAGCATCTTGTAGACACCGATCTTCTCATCGGCGCCGTCCTCCTCCCTGGCGCGCGCGCTCCTTACCTGGTCACCGATGAC is a window of Pseudomonadota bacterium DNA encoding:
- a CDS encoding alpha/beta hydrolase — protein: MNRFLRIFLYSVLLILLVTGCSKPENKSATRETQSGESSGTVTVNGTQLASVIEGLWVGAFELEKESVYLRVELKSEDGGIKLTVVYMLPGAPGAVGDVRLESSRVNFELTRDADTIAFDGRLQGDTITGVVEHAGESGTFGLVRWVQVDDTLYDDYMGAYELEPGRAVFIRRHDFLKPDPPYPISRSWLSYVEESGRVGRLYPSSKTTFFSGPTYLVPFPVEVEVTFVRNQEGKVSGLVWRERGGAERTAPRSTLYREENVTFRNGDITLAGRLLVPNTKGPHPAVIMVQGGGPTNRNLPVFPEYVFARHGIAALVYDGRGTGASTGGAWRESSFGDLAEDALAGVEFLRRHKDINPRQVGIWGFTDGGGAVASLAAARSKDVAFLIMVSAPGLPYAEQLPMGTEAALRVDGFSGEEIEEALAFVKLEADFIRTGEEWEKLEAAIQTVKDKKWFSYTDAGYWGEATSEDHWVWRFQRLRAGHNPVSVLGAVTCPVLAIWGELDMWVPPEPNKSIVGKALREGGNTDYTLKVFAKAGHSIWLAGTGGLEDWPHVKTYVPGYFETMTEWLLKRVDVARRTE
- the ald gene encoding alanine dehydrogenase, giving the protein MQIGVIREIKDKENRVALTPKGAKALTEAGHQVHVQTDAGVGSGFSDADYLAAGAETVPLDDAWASELVLKVKEPLPIEYPYLNGQIFFTYFHLAGADKSLTETLLQNRVTAVAYETVEDARGALPLLKPMSAVAGHMATTIGSYYLAKFNRGKGILLSTILDQQYGKVLIIGDGVVGRYAAKAAAALGAQVFICGRHSERLPTLQQEISPTLNFVLSSPDNIRQHLVDTDLLIGAVLLPGARAPYLVTDDMVREMQAGSVIVDVSIDQGGCIETSRPTSHSEPVFEKHDVIHYCVTNMPGAYPRTSTLALTTATLPYALHLAKKGLQAFVEDEGFAKGVNTYLGHLTYKPVAEALGLTNTYSPFSELAKKQRA